GAGCCTGGCCGCCGCCGCCGCGAATGCGGCCACCGAGGCAAGATCCAGGCGGAGAATCGACAGCGGCAGGGACAGCGCCGAGAATAACAGGTTGGCGAGCAGCAAGCGGGGATCCGTCAGATTCTTCCAGTGGAACAGCAGCCGGTTGCGGCGTGAGACAAAACGGACCCGCAGCTTACCCTCGGTGCGGCCGATTGTGGTGTTCGGGCTGTGGTAAACCAGACTCTCCGGCTCGTAAAGCACTTGCCAGCCACGTTTCAGCGCCCGGTAGCAGATATCGGTATCCTCCCAGTTGAACGGCGCGAACAGGCTGTCCAGCCCGCCGAGTTCCAGCCATTTTTCCCTGTTGAACGCGGTGAACCCGCCCGGAGCGTAAATGCTCGGCCACGGGAGCGGCTCCGCTCCGCCGCCGCGCCGAACGTCGTAATTACGCCATACCCGCCAGAATCCCCGTTTCCAGTAACCCGCCTTGCCCCCGTCGCGGAAAGTCGTATGGTCCCAGTCCAGGCTGCGGGCGCAGACAGCGAACACATCTGGCTTGACGAACCAGCGCACCAGGGGGCTGAGGAAGCCGCGCTCGGTTTCAACATCGTTGTTCAGCAGCACAACCACCCGGTTCGCGGCGGCCTCGACTCCCATATTCGCCGTGGCTGAGAATCCCCGGTTGAGCTCCGAGACCACGACCCGGACGCCGGGAAAATCGCTGGCCAGGAACTCCGGCGTCCCGTCCGTGCTGCCATCGTCGGCCACCACCAGCTCGCCACTGCCGGGCCAGGCGGCCAGCGCCTCGGTCACCGAGGGCAGGAACCT
Above is a genomic segment from Candidatus Glassbacteria bacterium containing:
- a CDS encoding glycosyltransferase family 2 protein, producing the protein MPKSPTTTRLPRAEGPCKAATDQKESNQLDPCPSLAHLRRERGFCLTSLAQCKPAGHYWLDLNLIPTMKAARMPGNKQNSAVSIVIPTWNGRELLARFLPSVTEALAAWPGSGELVVADDGSTDGTPEFLASDFPGVRVVVSELNRGFSATANMGVEAAANRVVVLLNNDVETERGFLSPLVRWFVKPDVFAVCARSLDWDHTTFRDGGKAGYWKRGFWRVWRNYDVRRGGGAEPLPWPSIYAPGGFTAFNREKWLELGGLDSLFAPFNWEDTDICYRALKRGWQVLYEPESLVYHSPNTTIGRTEGKLRVRFVSRRNRLLFHWKNLTDPRLLLANLLFSALSLPLSILRLDLASVAAFAAAAARLGAVVRRRAVEKRQTVVSDSTLRRRFSELEHLLKRTDGGWLE